In Microcoleus sp. FACHB-68, the following are encoded in one genomic region:
- a CDS encoding YqiA/YcfP family alpha/beta fold hydrolase, producing the protein MYSADLPTYIYLHGFASSPQSQKATYLAKCFSSLQIYMKLPDLNQGDFSQLTLTRQITQVQAEFPPAPSSITLIGSSFGGLTAAWLAQQYPQVKRVVLLAPAFEFLTHWLSKLGEEQMQRWEREKYLPVYHYGQKRSLPLSYEFIRDAGQYHDHHLQRPVPTLILHGIDDEVIPVQASRDFAGTRPWVQLVELDSDHGLGNVLPQIWQAIDRFCQVSEATE; encoded by the coding sequence ATGTATTCAGCAGATTTGCCAACTTATATCTACTTGCACGGATTTGCATCTAGCCCGCAATCTCAAAAAGCAACGTACCTTGCCAAATGTTTTAGTTCGTTGCAAATTTATATGAAATTGCCCGATCTAAATCAAGGGGATTTTTCTCAACTTACTTTAACGCGACAAATCACACAAGTTCAAGCTGAATTTCCACCGGCACCCTCATCAATTACCTTAATAGGCTCTAGTTTTGGCGGGTTAACCGCTGCTTGGCTGGCACAACAATACCCACAAGTCAAACGAGTTGTTCTCCTCGCACCGGCGTTTGAATTTCTCACGCATTGGCTGTCAAAACTCGGAGAAGAACAAATGCAACGTTGGGAAAGAGAAAAATATCTGCCGGTGTATCACTACGGACAGAAGCGATCGCTCCCTTTGAGCTATGAATTTATTAGAGATGCCGGCCAGTATCACGATCACCACTTGCAAAGACCCGTCCCCACCCTAATTTTGCATGGAATTGACGATGAAGTGATTCCAGTGCAAGCCAGTCGGGACTTTGCCGGCACTCGCCCTTGGGTGCAACTGGTGGAACTGGACAGCGATCACGGCTTGGGCAACGTCCTGCCCCAAATTTGGCAAGCAATTGACCGATTTTGTCAAGTATCAGAGGCTACTGAGTAA
- a CDS encoding Tex family protein translates to MLNIPQLLAQELSISPSQVKNALELLSEGATIPFIARYRKERTEGLNEIQLRDLFDRHAYLTEIEERKAAILKTISEQGKLTDELKAKIEACLQKNELEDLYLPFKPKRRTRATIAREKGLEPLASFIKSLNNKSASPVSLEQEAVKYISEEKGVKTAEEALKGASDILAEEVSERAELRAYLRDYLMHSGSFVSQIKDEHPEGSTKFEMYRNYQIKVKDIAPHNLLALFRGETDGVLDLELSYEEPAVMHYLESQEIKTKVPAVREFYQTMLKDAFNRLMKTSLISEVRAAKKLEADIESIKTFETNLRELLLSAPAGMKPTLAVDPGFRTGCKVSVLSETGKFLEYQTIFPHTGAGQRASAAVTVKNLIEKYKIELIAIGNGTASRETDEFIGDILKTLDRQPIKVMVNESGASIYSASDVAISEFPELDLTVRGAISIGRRLQDPLAELVKIDPKSIGVGQYQHDVDQKLLKKKLDETVESCVNYVGVDLNTASKELLTFVSGMTPAVAKNIVTYRNENGAFKNRRQLLKVPKLGPKAFEQAAGFLRIRGGENPLDNTAVHPESYKLVEAIAADLSVPVDRISQAAEKLKSLNLKKYVTDTVGEPTLRDIINELEKPGRDPRAEFKYATFKEGVNEVRDLMVGMELEGVVTNVANFGAFVDIGVHQDGLVHISQLADRFVDDPKTVVKVGQVVKVRVLEVNEKLNRISLSMRSPDGATTSSVRPANKHESKVESRNPTIDDLKAKFGKKK, encoded by the coding sequence ATGCTGAACATCCCTCAACTTCTCGCACAAGAGCTTTCCATTAGTCCTTCCCAAGTGAAAAACGCTCTCGAACTTTTGAGTGAAGGCGCAACCATTCCCTTCATTGCGCGTTACCGAAAAGAGCGCACCGAGGGACTAAACGAAATTCAATTACGCGATCTTTTTGACCGGCACGCTTATTTAACCGAAATTGAAGAACGCAAAGCAGCAATTTTAAAAACGATCTCAGAGCAAGGCAAACTCACCGATGAACTGAAAGCAAAAATCGAAGCGTGTTTGCAAAAAAACGAACTCGAAGACCTTTATCTTCCCTTTAAACCCAAGCGCCGCACGCGAGCCACAATTGCTAGGGAAAAAGGACTTGAACCGCTGGCATCATTCATCAAATCGCTCAATAATAAGAGTGCTTCTCCGGTATCGCTAGAGCAAGAAGCAGTTAAATACATTTCTGAAGAAAAGGGTGTTAAAACTGCCGAGGAAGCACTTAAAGGAGCTTCTGATATTTTAGCAGAAGAAGTTTCGGAGAGAGCAGAATTGCGGGCTTACTTGCGAGATTATTTAATGCATTCGGGATCTTTTGTCTCGCAAATTAAAGATGAGCATCCCGAAGGCAGTACCAAGTTTGAGATGTACCGAAATTACCAAATTAAGGTCAAAGATATTGCACCGCATAATTTGTTAGCTTTATTTCGGGGAGAAACAGACGGAGTGCTGGATTTAGAACTCTCTTATGAGGAACCGGCAGTGATGCATTATCTGGAATCTCAGGAAATAAAAACCAAGGTGCCGGCGGTTCGAGAATTTTATCAGACGATGCTCAAAGATGCTTTCAATCGGCTGATGAAAACCTCCCTTATTAGTGAAGTACGTGCTGCTAAAAAGTTAGAAGCGGATATCGAGTCCATTAAAACGTTTGAAACCAATCTTCGGGAGTTATTGCTATCTGCGCCGGCAGGCATGAAACCTACTCTCGCAGTCGATCCAGGATTTCGCACCGGCTGCAAAGTTTCTGTCCTTAGCGAAACTGGGAAATTCTTAGAATATCAAACCATTTTCCCACACACGGGAGCCGGTCAACGCGCCTCTGCTGCTGTTACCGTTAAAAACCTGATTGAGAAGTACAAAATTGAGCTAATTGCCATCGGCAACGGGACAGCTTCCCGCGAAACCGATGAGTTTATTGGTGATATCTTGAAAACCTTAGATCGTCAACCGATTAAAGTCATGGTGAACGAATCTGGAGCTTCTATTTATTCGGCTTCAGATGTAGCAATTTCTGAGTTTCCTGAACTCGATCTTACCGTACGCGGTGCTATTAGTATCGGTCGCCGGTTGCAAGATCCCTTAGCTGAGCTTGTCAAAATCGATCCGAAGTCGATTGGAGTAGGGCAATATCAACATGATGTTGACCAAAAGTTGCTGAAGAAAAAGCTGGATGAAACCGTAGAAAGCTGTGTAAACTATGTTGGGGTAGACCTCAATACAGCTTCAAAAGAACTTCTAACCTTTGTATCGGGAATGACGCCGGCAGTCGCAAAAAATATTGTCACTTATCGCAATGAAAACGGGGCATTTAAAAATCGTCGGCAACTTTTGAAAGTGCCTAAATTAGGGCCAAAAGCATTTGAGCAAGCGGCTGGATTTTTAAGAATTCGCGGGGGTGAAAATCCGCTGGATAATACAGCCGTACACCCTGAAAGTTACAAATTGGTAGAAGCAATCGCCGCCGACTTAAGTGTGCCGGTTGATCGAATTTCTCAAGCAGCGGAAAAACTCAAGTCTCTAAATCTGAAGAAATACGTGACTGATACCGTTGGAGAACCAACCCTCCGCGATATTATCAACGAATTAGAAAAGCCGGGAAGAGATCCGAGAGCTGAGTTCAAATATGCCACGTTTAAGGAAGGCGTGAATGAAGTAAGAGACTTGATGGTTGGGATGGAATTAGAAGGCGTTGTGACCAATGTAGCCAACTTTGGGGCATTTGTTGATATTGGCGTTCATCAGGATGGGTTAGTGCATATTTCCCAATTAGCTGATCGATTTGTTGACGATCCCAAAACAGTTGTGAAAGTTGGACAGGTTGTGAAAGTGCGGGTACTAGAAGTGAATGAGAAATTGAACCGAATCAGCTTATCGATGAGATCGCCAGATGGCGCAACAACAAGTAGCGTGCGCCCTGCTAATAAGCACGAGAGTAAAGTAGAGAGTCGCAATCCAACGATTGACGATTTGAAGGCAAAGTTTGGTAAGAAAAAGTAG
- a CDS encoding WG repeat-containing protein yields MPSTFSDIQNHWAQTPIAQLAEKSIISGYPDGSFRPNATITRAELAALVRKAFPNAPKIRSAVNFTDVPKTHWAFEAISTAYEMGFLSGYPEGIFKPEQPLERTQAFVSLANGLKYSAPTNSAETLKKYFEDAAQIPGYATSAIAAALQNRLVVNYPNVKQLKPLQNATRAEVAALICQALNIANAVPVQYIAGAFEIPPQFDGAGDFAEGIASISIGEKYSFIDKTGKPLTQQLFDSIGERSEGLQSVTIGSKVGYIDTTAKLVIQPQFDNGSPFSNGLAVVIVNDKFGYIDQTGKFIIQPQFEFANPFSKSQELALVGLNRKSGYIDKAGKIVIPPQFDEAGLFYEGLAKVKIGPQNGFIDTTGKIVFQTPEGSFKSFSEGLAAFTINSKVGYIDRTGKVVIEPQFDTADPYPESYDFSEGLAVIRMNNKFGYIDKTGKIVIEPKFDGALPFSQDKAEVRFEGKRAIIDKAGKYLIAPQYSLSEYELIGPFSEGLAQVLKLWEGVGYIDETGKLVIPAQFNGTGVFPGDARHAPYFKGDGKFSEGLAAVEIQRKWGYIDKTGKMVIQPQYEAAWAFSEGLARVNVGGEWNGMQNYIEGGKWGYIKHPLK; encoded by the coding sequence ATGCCATCTACTTTCTCTGACATTCAAAACCATTGGGCGCAAACGCCAATTGCACAACTAGCTGAAAAATCGATCATCAGTGGCTATCCTGATGGAAGCTTTCGTCCAAATGCTACCATTACCCGCGCCGAACTTGCTGCCCTTGTGCGTAAAGCATTCCCGAATGCCCCAAAAATTCGGAGTGCGGTAAATTTTACCGATGTGCCCAAAACTCACTGGGCATTTGAAGCGATTTCTACCGCTTATGAAATGGGATTTTTATCCGGATATCCGGAGGGAATTTTTAAACCAGAACAACCGCTAGAACGAACTCAAGCCTTTGTTTCTCTGGCAAATGGGCTAAAATACAGTGCCCCCACAAATTCCGCTGAAACGCTTAAAAAATATTTTGAGGATGCCGCACAAATTCCGGGTTATGCCACAAGTGCAATTGCCGCAGCCCTTCAAAACCGGCTCGTTGTCAACTATCCCAATGTGAAACAACTCAAACCTCTGCAAAATGCCACACGCGCTGAAGTTGCTGCTTTGATTTGTCAAGCTTTAAACATTGCTAATGCCGTGCCGGTGCAATACATTGCAGGAGCTTTTGAAATTCCACCGCAATTTGATGGTGCCGGCGATTTTGCAGAGGGTATTGCCTCAATCTCAATCGGTGAGAAATACAGCTTTATCGATAAAACTGGCAAACCGCTAACCCAGCAGTTATTTGATAGTATCGGCGAGCGTTCTGAAGGATTGCAATCTGTTACCATTGGCTCAAAAGTAGGTTATATTGACACCACAGCAAAACTTGTTATTCAGCCTCAATTTGATAACGGCTCTCCCTTCTCTAATGGTTTGGCTGTCGTCATTGTTAACGATAAGTTTGGCTACATCGATCAAACAGGCAAATTTATCATTCAGCCTCAATTTGAGTTTGCTAATCCCTTTTCAAAATCTCAAGAACTCGCGTTAGTGGGACTCAATCGGAAAAGCGGCTATATCGACAAAGCCGGCAAAATTGTAATCCCGCCTCAATTTGATGAAGCAGGGCTATTTTACGAAGGGTTGGCAAAGGTAAAAATCGGCCCTCAAAACGGCTTTATCGACACCACCGGCAAAATTGTTTTTCAGACGCCAGAAGGCTCTTTTAAATCTTTTTCTGAAGGATTAGCAGCTTTTACCATTAACTCTAAAGTTGGCTATATCGACAGAACCGGAAAGGTTGTTATCGAACCTCAATTTGATACAGCAGATCCCTACCCTGAATCCTATGACTTCTCAGAAGGGCTAGCCGTGATCCGAATGAATAACAAATTCGGTTATATTGACAAAACCGGCAAGATAGTAATTGAGCCAAAGTTTGATGGTGCTTTGCCTTTTTCTCAAGACAAAGCGGAAGTGAGATTTGAGGGAAAACGAGCGATTATTGACAAAGCCGGTAAATATTTAATCGCACCTCAATATTCCCTTAGTGAATATGAGCTTATTGGGCCTTTTTCTGAAGGGCTAGCACAAGTTTTAAAACTCTGGGAAGGTGTGGGTTACATCGATGAAACAGGGAAACTCGTCATCCCAGCACAATTTAATGGAACGGGTGTGTTTCCTGGTGATGCCCGCCATGCGCCTTATTTCAAAGGCGATGGGAAATTTTCTGAAGGATTAGCTGCCGTTGAAATTCAGCGCAAGTGGGGCTACATTGACAAGACTGGGAAAATGGTCATTCAGCCACAATATGAGGCTGCTTGGGCTTTTTCTGAAGGGCTAGCAAGAGTTAATGTGGGTGGAGAGTGGAATGGTATGCAAAACTATATTGAAGGCGGGAAATGGGGGTATATAAAACATCCCCTAAAGTAA
- a CDS encoding GGDEF domain-containing phosphodiesterase: MLVAFLGTHVPLLTLLLYFLTTNSSSFEMTLRVLGIALVATLTGTLLTLYALHNLLAPVILTFLTLREYSNKKKLPNLPTKFTDEVGILMADTVRTIKQLDEVIQHLTNYDNLTGLPNQALFQDRLQQALIRSQDNNRLLAVISLKLKNLSEINNALGRDAGDLLLREAAQRLSASLRSTDLLSRVAKDEFALAQTDLAASEDILPLCKKILSTFSTTFFIENKPLHISVSLGIAVYPFDGSQVDQLWENASTAMYLARRQAQNNYQFFGADMKAQLQERLTLENELRHALTRNEIHLHYQPRVELHHNQIVGVEALVRWQHPELGFVSPVKFIPIAEANGLIVPIGEWVLRTACTQNRIWQEAGLPPIRMAVNLSARQFEQSDLVERINQILEETGMDVAYLELEVTESLFVDNIQNTINILQQLRDRGITLALDDFGTGYSSLNYLRHFPIDTLKIDRSFVRDVVADPHNAAVTNAIISLAKSLELKITAEGVETQDQFEYIKSQGCNEIQGYYFSRPVPADALARLLQTGVTGSESAL; the protein is encoded by the coding sequence ATGCTAGTTGCCTTTTTAGGCACTCATGTACCCCTTTTGACCCTTTTGCTTTATTTTCTGACGACAAACTCATCATCATTTGAGATGACGCTGCGGGTGCTGGGAATTGCTTTAGTCGCGACGCTAACCGGCACACTCCTTACGCTCTATGCCTTGCATAATCTTCTCGCACCTGTGATTCTCACCTTTTTAACCTTACGAGAATACTCAAATAAGAAAAAGCTACCCAACCTGCCCACTAAATTTACAGATGAAGTCGGCATTTTGATGGCAGATACAGTCCGAACAATTAAACAATTAGACGAAGTTATTCAGCATCTGACGAATTACGATAACCTCACGGGTTTACCCAATCAAGCCTTATTCCAAGATCGTCTGCAACAGGCTTTAATCCGATCACAGGACAATAACCGACTATTAGCCGTCATCTCGTTAAAACTAAAGAACCTCTCAGAGATTAATAATGCCTTGGGGCGCGATGCCGGTGATTTACTACTCAGGGAAGCTGCTCAGCGACTGAGCGCTAGTTTGCGCTCAACCGATCTCCTCAGTCGTGTTGCCAAAGATGAATTTGCGCTGGCTCAAACTGACCTCGCTGCCTCAGAAGATATATTACCTTTATGTAAAAAAATTCTCTCTACTTTTTCAACAACTTTCTTCATTGAAAATAAGCCATTACATATAAGCGTCAGCCTAGGTATTGCAGTCTATCCTTTTGATGGCTCGCAAGTCGATCAGCTTTGGGAAAATGCCAGTACAGCAATGTATCTAGCAAGACGCCAAGCACAGAACAACTATCAGTTTTTCGGGGCTGATATGAAGGCTCAATTGCAGGAACGGTTAACTTTAGAAAATGAATTACGTCATGCCCTGACACGCAATGAAATTCATTTACACTATCAGCCACGAGTTGAGCTTCACCATAATCAAATTGTTGGTGTAGAAGCGCTTGTGCGCTGGCAACACCCTGAGCTGGGATTCGTCTCGCCGGTTAAATTTATCCCCATTGCCGAAGCGAACGGTTTAATTGTCCCAATTGGGGAATGGGTGTTACGCACCGCCTGCACTCAAAACCGTATCTGGCAGGAAGCTGGACTGCCCCCGATCCGGATGGCTGTCAACTTGTCAGCCCGTCAATTCGAGCAATCTGATTTAGTGGAGCGAATTAACCAAATCCTTGAAGAAACAGGTATGGATGTTGCTTATCTAGAATTAGAAGTCACTGAAAGCTTGTTTGTTGATAATATTCAAAATACAATTAATATCTTACAGCAATTGCGTGACAGAGGAATTACCCTTGCACTGGATGATTTTGGGACAGGTTACTCATCTTTAAATTACTTGAGACATTTTCCCATTGACACTTTAAAAATTGATCGATCTTTTGTCCGAGATGTTGTTGCCGATCCCCATAACGCAGCCGTTACAAACGCAATAATATCCTTAGCAAAGAGTCTGGAATTAAAGATCACTGCTGAAGGTGTGGAGACGCAAGATCAGTTTGAATACATCAAATCTCAAGGGTGTAATGAAATTCAAGGCTACTACTTTAGCCGGCCCGTTCCTGCCGATGCTTTGGCTAGACTTTTACAGACAGGCGTCACCGGCAGTGAATCAGCGTTATAA
- a CDS encoding DUF4385 domain-containing protein — translation MPFDYSLDFKTIDFRLSPELYRVGKGEQGVLLVEPYKSEILPHWRFKTPEIARQSSEKIYEIFLNYLEQDDFVGADMARKFLQMGYTRARRYANHKSGKKYQKNPQKESSQEAQKEARKDILPYEVDPIKAESAAIFKEKWMLAKTNEKYLQLLAKWPKD, via the coding sequence ATGCCGTTTGACTACTCTTTAGATTTTAAAACCATTGATTTTCGCTTATCCCCAGAACTTTACCGCGTTGGCAAAGGTGAACAGGGGGTGCTGTTAGTAGAACCCTATAAATCTGAAATTCTTCCTCACTGGCGGTTTAAAACTCCGGAGATTGCGCGGCAGTCTAGCGAAAAAATTTATGAAATTTTTCTGAATTATCTGGAACAGGATGATTTTGTCGGGGCGGATATGGCGCGGAAGTTTTTACAAATGGGTTACACTCGCGCCCGCCGGTATGCCAATCATAAAAGTGGCAAAAAATATCAGAAAAATCCTCAAAAGGAAAGTTCGCAGGAAGCCCAAAAGGAAGCGAGAAAAGATATTTTGCCCTATGAAGTTGATCCGATAAAAGCGGAGTCTGCAGCAATATTTAAAGAAAAATGGATGTTGGCTAAAACCAACGAGAAATATCTTCAGCTTTTAGCCAAGTGGCCTAAAGATTAG
- a CDS encoding VOC family protein, whose translation MVSSQASLTTALASGDLRRVHHIALNVQDMQASRHFYGSILGLHELTGNEVPATLRELVAAGKVTNFVTPDGTVIDLFWEPDLTPPDQDPHRAFTRANHLAFDIDPQLFDTAVEVIKQNQVSIDHGPVTRPTGRGIYFYDPDGFLIEIRCDPEAII comes from the coding sequence ATGGTATCTAGCCAAGCGTCCCTTACTACAGCCCTTGCCTCTGGCGATTTACGGCGTGTACACCATATCGCTTTGAATGTACAGGATATGCAAGCTTCCCGCCACTTCTACGGCAGTATCCTTGGTTTGCATGAACTCACCGGCAATGAGGTGCCGGCAACCCTGCGAGAATTAGTAGCAGCAGGGAAAGTTACCAATTTTGTTACCCCAGATGGCACCGTCATCGATTTATTTTGGGAACCAGATTTAACACCCCCCGATCAAGATCCCCATCGCGCTTTTACCCGTGCCAATCACCTCGCTTTTGATATCGATCCGCAGTTATTCGATACAGCCGTTGAAGTGATTAAACAAAATCAAGTTTCAATCGATCATGGCCCAGTTACAAGACCTACCGGCAGAGGGATTTACTTTTATGATCCGGATGGATTTCTCATTGAAATTCGTTGTGATCCAGAAGCAATAATTTAA
- a CDS encoding class I SAM-dependent methyltransferase yields MNFFKNLKIKGWGGALVILLILTGLIFAGSRTLNSETTVSADTVYEQRTIHSPDGIGKFYMGREIAQVMGHQGAGWLERQSREYEEQPDKLVNSLNLNPKDVVADIGAGTGYISFRIARLVPDGKVLAVDIQPEMLEIIEFLKKEKKISNVEPVLGTVSDPNLPAESVDLAIMVDAYHEFEYPREVMEAIVKALKPGGRVVLVEYRGENPFIAIKALHKMTEKQVRKEMVPVGLVWKENKDVLPQQHILIFEKPKA; encoded by the coding sequence ATGAACTTTTTTAAAAATCTAAAAATCAAGGGTTGGGGTGGAGCGCTGGTTATTTTATTAATTTTAACCGGCTTGATATTTGCCGGCTCCAGAACTTTAAACTCAGAAACCACTGTTAGCGCTGACACTGTTTATGAGCAGCGCACGATCCATAGTCCTGATGGCATTGGAAAGTTTTATATGGGGCGAGAAATTGCACAAGTGATGGGGCATCAAGGAGCCGGTTGGTTAGAAAGACAAAGCCGCGAGTATGAAGAACAGCCGGATAAATTGGTAAATTCTCTTAATCTTAACCCGAAAGATGTGGTGGCGGATATTGGTGCCGGCACTGGCTACATCAGCTTTCGGATTGCTCGATTAGTGCCAGACGGAAAAGTGCTGGCGGTCGATATTCAGCCGGAAATGCTAGAAATTATTGAATTTTTGAAAAAAGAGAAAAAGATTAGTAACGTTGAGCCGGTTTTGGGAACCGTGAGCGATCCGAACCTGCCGGCTGAAAGCGTTGATTTAGCCATCATGGTAGATGCTTATCACGAGTTTGAATATCCCAGAGAAGTGATGGAAGCAATTGTCAAAGCACTCAAACCAGGGGGGCGCGTCGTTCTGGTGGAATACCGGGGTGAAAATCCTTTTATTGCTATCAAAGCCCTGCATAAAATGACCGAAAAACAAGTACGAAAAGAAATGGTGCCGGTGGGTTTAGTCTGGAAAGAAAATAAAGATGTTTTACCGCAGCAGCATATTTTAATTTTTGAAAAGCCAAAAGCATGA
- a CDS encoding BadF/BadG/BcrA/BcrD ATPase family protein, which yields MKGCVLGIDGGGTKTVCILMDKSGLVIGRGEAGPSNYQTVGLEAAGNSIRDAIAQAAAPLGEVSLEAICVGLAGVGRSQDVQAVRGLVQQLLSSSELPVKPSLQPPSVEINHQELSADNLLHSQLSILHSSRVIVCNDSAIALVGGVGKPVGVVIIAGTGAIAFGQNHQGQTKRASGWGYLLGDEGSGYHIAIRGLRAVVRSYDGRLGPTILTERITQHLNLNSIEDLVEVIYRRGWGVKQIAALSPIVDEAAAAGDLIANNIINEAVEELVLAARVVSQALFKPEEAFEVVTMGGVWRGLANLRGRFATSLAEIVPSATVIWARHEPAYGAALLALQALSPG from the coding sequence ATGAAAGGCTGTGTCTTAGGAATAGATGGCGGCGGCACCAAGACTGTTTGCATTTTGATGGATAAAAGCGGGCTAGTGATCGGGCGTGGAGAAGCCGGCCCTTCTAATTATCAAACAGTAGGACTCGAAGCAGCCGGCAACTCTATTAGAGACGCGATCGCCCAAGCAGCCGCACCACTTGGGGAAGTCAGCCTTGAAGCAATCTGTGTGGGATTAGCCGGCGTCGGGCGTTCCCAGGATGTCCAAGCGGTGCGCGGATTGGTGCAGCAGTTGCTTTCAAGCAGTGAACTGCCCGTAAAGCCTTCATTACAGCCGCCTTCTGTAGAAATCAATCATCAAGAATTGAGCGCTGATAATCTTCTGCATTCTCAACTCTCAATTCTTCACTCATCTCGCGTCATCGTTTGCAATGACTCTGCAATCGCCTTAGTTGGTGGAGTCGGTAAGCCGGTGGGAGTTGTGATTATTGCCGGCACCGGCGCAATTGCATTTGGGCAAAACCATCAGGGACAGACAAAAAGAGCCAGCGGTTGGGGCTATCTTCTGGGGGATGAAGGTAGCGGTTATCACATCGCCATCCGTGGTTTAAGAGCTGTTGTGCGCTCTTATGACGGGCGTTTAGGTCCAACAATTTTAACTGAGCGAATCACACAACATCTCAATCTCAACAGCATTGAAGATTTAGTTGAAGTCATTTACCGGCGCGGATGGGGTGTCAAACAAATTGCCGCTTTATCGCCAATAGTTGATGAAGCTGCAGCAGCCGGCGACTTGATAGCCAACAACATTATTAATGAAGCAGTTGAAGAATTAGTTTTAGCAGCACGAGTCGTAAGTCAAGCATTATTTAAGCCAGAAGAAGCCTTTGAAGTTGTCACAATGGGCGGAGTTTGGCGCGGGTTAGCAAATTTGCGAGGCCGGTTTGCCACCTCACTCGCAGAAATTGTCCCTTCAGCAACCGTAATTTGGGCAAGACATGAGCCGGCTTACGGTGCCGCTTTACTTGCCCTGCAGGCGCTCTCACCAGGTTAG